One window of the Athene noctua chromosome 5, bAthNoc1.hap1.1, whole genome shotgun sequence genome contains the following:
- the FAS gene encoding tumor necrosis factor receptor superfamily member 6, with the protein MARGLLPPLLVVVLIIETQCKNDTEALIHIAYNKLITRRMIAKREIKCKLDEYNLGDQCCKKCERGFVKNITCPTNTNKHCVACENGKEYIDHVNDWNKCLRCHSCDSVFGLEVAKNCTPTQNTECTCAKNYFCNSSIPCSHCDPCTICESGVVEKQCTSTSDTVCGMKETGMTGQTIAVIVVLVVLLPLIAGAITCYKRKQRGLTSKENLGEVIPKTEVSYENVPLIYTDVDLSSHAAGIVEEMTLQEVKTFVRNHKIPEPVIDQTLRDYFSDTSEQKIKLFQVWYQRHGIKGAYGTLISSLREFKMCTAADKIEEKLKAAVTRCQGGGQSYNDDTEQNQTCTQEGGNSYNDSAELSKTYSGSLEET; encoded by the exons ATGGCCCGGGGACTCCTTCCCCCGCTCCTC GTGGTTGTCTTAATTATTGAAACACAGTGCAAAAATGATACTGAAGCTCTAATACACATAGCATACAATAAATTAATTACAAGGAGGATGATTGCTAAAAGGGAAATTAAGTGTAAACTGGATGAATACAATTTAGGTGATCAGTGTTGCAAGAAATGTGAACGTG GTTTTGTTAAAAATATCACTTGTCCAACAAATACTAACAAACATTGTGTTGCTTGTGAAAATGGAAAGGAGTACATAGATCATGTCAATGATTGGAACAAGTGTTTGAGATGCCATTCATGTGACAGCGTATTCG gTTTGGAGGTTGCAAAGAACTGTACCCCAACACAGAACACAGAATGCACCTGTGCAAAGAACTATTTCTGCAATTCTTCTATACCGTGTAGCCATTGTGATCCCTGTACCAT ATGTGAAAGTGGCGTAGTTGAAAAACAGTGTACTTCAACTTCAGACACTGTGTGCGGAATGAAAG AAACAGGAATGACAGGACAGACCATTGCTGTGATAGTTGTGTTAGTAGTACTACTACCACTAATAGCTGGAGCAATAACGTGCT aCAAGAGAAAACAGAGGGGTCTTACTAGCAAGGAGAACCTAGGTGAAGTAATCCCCAAAACAGAGGTTTCTTAT GAGAATGTACCTCTCATATACACAG ATGTTGACCTGAGCAGCCATGCTGCTGGTATTGTGGAGGAGATGACACTCCAAGAAGTCAAGACATTTGTTCGTAATCACAAAATACCAGAACCTGTCATAGATCAAACTCTTCGGGATTATTTTAGTGATACATCTGAACAGAAGATTAAGCTGTTTCAAGTCTGGTATCAAAGACATGGGATAAAAGGAGCCTATGGAACCCTAATAAGCAGCCTGAGAGAGTTTAAAATGTGCACTGCAGCTGATAAAATTGAGGAAAAACTGAAGGCAGCTGTTACCAGGTGTCAGGGTGGGGGACAGTCTTATAATGATGAcactgagcaaaaccaaacctgcaCTCAGGAAGGTGGAAACTCTTATAATGATAGTGCTGAGCTAAGTAAAACCTATTCTGGTAGTTTGGAAGAGACATAG